From the Ostrinia nubilalis chromosome 16, ilOstNubi1.1, whole genome shotgun sequence genome, one window contains:
- the LOC135079325 gene encoding G kinase-anchoring protein 1-like isoform X2 — MAALVVQSRFAGLKIEDDDYPPTGDVQKSKKVKAPSAAKKPAEPPKKNKSATKTQAAPKKKKPKQNAATSEQWETWKQKDEELVDGNFESELQQAILLSKLDYEEKKDVYKQIKKDAENEKKLSEQNSRTTTKKQKKKNVMSLDQFNDMVNSGEEKVNFEDAIDTFEVEKAAEKDTEFFERIKDDTKQELIKDKIIDKVRHRLAVSDEVITRVQFIDALERKDKEILALREEVSSIKKELLTVKSRNKKLCNILGQGEMKDKAEVLMEVENLRTMQSELNAELAALHTELEKERSKNAQDPRTKDKKKKGGNDKEKL, encoded by the exons ATGGCTGCACTTGTTGTACAATCTCGGTTTGCCGGACTTAAAATTGAGGACGACGACTACCCTCCTACCGGGGATGTTCAGAAATCTAAGAAAGTGAAAGCTCCAAGTGCTGCTAAGAAGCCTGCTGAACCtcctaaaaaaaataaaagtgctacTAAGACTCAG gCTGCTCCAAAGAAGAAGAAGCCCAAGCAAAATGCTGCTACTTCTGAACAATGGGAAACTTGGAAGCAGAAGGATGAGGAACTTGTGGACGGCAACTTTGAGAGTGAACTACAAcag GCTATACTTTTATCAAAACTAGATTACGAAGAGAAAAAAGATGTTTACAAACAGATAAAGAAAGATGCTGAAAATGAGAAGAAATTGAGTGAACAGAATTCACGCACCACaacaaagaaacaaaagaagaaaaatgtGATGAGCCTTGATCAGTTTAATGATATGGTGAATTCTGGTGAAGAAAAAG tcaaCTTTGAAGATGCAATTGACACTTTTGAAGTTGAAAAAGCTGCTGAAAAGGATACCGAGTTTTTTGAAAGAATCAAAGATGACACAAAACAAGAGCTTATCAAAGACAAAATCATTGACAAAGTCCGACACCGTTTGGCAGTCTCAGATGAGGTCATAACTAGAGTTCAGTTTATTGATGCCCTTGAGCGGAAAGATAAAGAGATATTAGCTTTACGAGAAGAAGTAAGTTCTATTAAAAAGGAGCTTTTGACAGTAAAATCAAGGAATAAAAAATTGTGTAATATACTTGGCCAGGGCGAAA TGAAAGACAAAGCCGAAGTATTAATGGAAGTTGAAAACTTGCGAACCATGCAGTCGGAGCTAAATGCCGAATTGGCAGCTTTGCACACCGAACTCGAAAAAGAACGTTCAAAGAATGCTCAGGACCCTCGAACTAAAGATAAG AAGAAAAAAGGAGGCAATGATAAAGAAAAGTTGTGA
- the LOC135079325 gene encoding G kinase-anchoring protein 1-like isoform X1, translated as MAALVVQSRFAGLKIEDDDYPPTGDVQKSKKVKAPSAAKKPAEPPKKNKSATKTQAAPKKKKPKQNAATSEQWETWKQKDEELVDGNFESELQQAILLSKLDYEEKKDVYKQIKKDAENEKKLSEQNSRTTTKKQKKKNVMSLDQFNDMVNSGEEKVNFEDAIDTFEVEKAAEKDTEFFERIKDDTKQELIKDKIIDKVRHRLAVSDEVITRVQFIDALERKDKEILALREEVSSIKKELLTVKSRNKKLCNILGQGEMKDKAEVLMEVENLRTMQSELNAELAALHTELEKERSKNAQDPRTKDKKYSAKKKNIRFDVSSEAIISKESSTGTA; from the exons ATGGCTGCACTTGTTGTACAATCTCGGTTTGCCGGACTTAAAATTGAGGACGACGACTACCCTCCTACCGGGGATGTTCAGAAATCTAAGAAAGTGAAAGCTCCAAGTGCTGCTAAGAAGCCTGCTGAACCtcctaaaaaaaataaaagtgctacTAAGACTCAG gCTGCTCCAAAGAAGAAGAAGCCCAAGCAAAATGCTGCTACTTCTGAACAATGGGAAACTTGGAAGCAGAAGGATGAGGAACTTGTGGACGGCAACTTTGAGAGTGAACTACAAcag GCTATACTTTTATCAAAACTAGATTACGAAGAGAAAAAAGATGTTTACAAACAGATAAAGAAAGATGCTGAAAATGAGAAGAAATTGAGTGAACAGAATTCACGCACCACaacaaagaaacaaaagaagaaaaatgtGATGAGCCTTGATCAGTTTAATGATATGGTGAATTCTGGTGAAGAAAAAG tcaaCTTTGAAGATGCAATTGACACTTTTGAAGTTGAAAAAGCTGCTGAAAAGGATACCGAGTTTTTTGAAAGAATCAAAGATGACACAAAACAAGAGCTTATCAAAGACAAAATCATTGACAAAGTCCGACACCGTTTGGCAGTCTCAGATGAGGTCATAACTAGAGTTCAGTTTATTGATGCCCTTGAGCGGAAAGATAAAGAGATATTAGCTTTACGAGAAGAAGTAAGTTCTATTAAAAAGGAGCTTTTGACAGTAAAATCAAGGAATAAAAAATTGTGTAATATACTTGGCCAGGGCGAAA TGAAAGACAAAGCCGAAGTATTAATGGAAGTTGAAAACTTGCGAACCATGCAGTCGGAGCTAAATGCCGAATTGGCAGCTTTGCACACCGAACTCGAAAAAGAACGTTCAAAGAATGCTCAGGACCCTCGAACTAAAGATAAG AAATACTCtgctaaaaagaaaaatattcgaTTTGATGTTTCTTCCGAAGCAATAATATCAAAAGAATCAAGTACAGGAACTGCTTAA